The window AGCTAAAAACAACCTTGCTATTAgtcttgaaaaaaaattaacaTCGTGCACCACCACCATACCACATCATACGAGAACTACATcttctatatatatatacatatatacatatatatataataaacgTGCAAACTCAATTTCGACTTGCATACCAATATTACAACCGACGCTGCTCCCATTATACCGCTTCACCACCGTTCTGCCAATTTAGCGTTATTTTTTGCCATTACAAGACTAGTTACTGTCCGTCCTTTGCGCTGACTAGACAGCCAGAACGAAATACACATGCAGGCCCCCATTCCTGCCTCACATCACATCACATACCCTAGCACGTGTAACCATGCCAAAAGCcaattttgataaaaaacATAATCTGCCGCCTGCTCTGCCCGCACGTGGAAACCTGTCCAAGAAACTCACCAGGTAAATCTCGACATGTCTTCCTAAACTCTAATTAGTTTGACTTTTTTTCTTGCGCTTGCATGTGCTGACGCAAGGGACGGCATTTCTAATTATTTTTAAGAGATCTCCATATTCTTGCTTTTTGACTCAAGTGACCGATATTTGCGTTGCTTATTGGCTCACTGCCGAGGTGGTGGAGAGAGGGCAAACAGACCGCGACAGTACATTGTCTTCTGCATGCATGCCTGGCACGTGATTCCGCAGTTTCGGTTGGTAACTCGGCAGCCAGAACGGAGAACACGAGAAACCATCGGTCCATCCGTGTGGGGAGCGCCTGAAAGGAAAGGGCCCAGGAATGTAAGATAGGGGGTACGAGACGATGACGGGGGGGGTTAAAAAGCGGGCATGTGTGCTTATGTAAACCGGCCACAATGCGCTGTTGCATTTCCTCACGTACGTTCAGAAACGGTCGCAGGGGCTCTTCCACATGCATGGCTATTATTCCTGTATATAGTTTCACACGTGCCTTTTTTTGCAGTGTTATCGTAGAAAGAAATTCGGTAATGGCTAGAAGTTCGACAGAAAAAAGGAAACCCCGGAATATGCAGTATTACACTATAAAAGTAAAGGAGCGGTAACCTTCTAAAATATAtggcatatatatataccgCTGCGTCTGGGCGCAAAACGTGTCAGTAGATTTCGGTGTAAGGAAGGAAAGCAGGCGCTACATGGGCGGATCTCTCTCTgtgtatttgttgttttttgttaagTATGCATTATGGTAAATACTTCCCAATTATAGGTTCGGAGGGAGAAGAAGACAGGGATGAGAGTGCGCAGTGCGAAATAGAGTCCGGCAACAGGTGTAAACAAAGACCTCAATGGTTTGTTCTGTTGCAGTACACTCTATGTGTTTGTATTCCGTTGCTTATCTTGGCCTTTACCATTAGAGATATCAAGCTCTTAGCGAAGATTAGGGGGGCGGAGCGGCCGTGGCGACTAGATACAAGCAAAAACTATACGATGGATACCAGATACTGGCGGGAGCAGGGCGACGTGCCGCAGGAGAGACACTACTACTTCAATATCTCCAAATTGGTGGAAAAGGCACCGGATGGAATAGTAAGGAATCTCACGGTTATCAACGGACAGTATCCAGGTCCGTTGATAGAAGCCAATGCAGGGGATGTGTTGTGGATCCATGTACAGAACTGGATGGAGGACGAGGCGGTTACTATTCATTGCCACGGGCTTTTCTTCAATCAGAGGGATGGGTTTAACGATGGGGCAGCGCATATCAATCAGTGCCCGATTCCGGGAAACGGTGGGCGGTATAATTACCGGATTAGGATAGACGAAGACCAGTGGGGAACATACTGGTACCACTCACATTTTTCTACGCAGGCGGCGGACGGGGTGTTTGGACCGTTGGTGATTCATTCCAGGAAGGAAGACAGGCTTTTGTCTGAGGCATACGATGAGGATGTTGTGGTTTTGGTGAACGATTACTACCATGATGTGGCGTCGAGTTATTTGGATGAATATATGGCTCCAGGTAATGAGAATGAGGAGCCGACGCCTGATAACGGGTTGATCCAGGGGAGCAATAAGTTTGTGTTTGATTCTGCGACGTACATGGTGCCGCATGCGAATTCGGAGGGGTCTGTTGGTTCTTCTGATACGGGAGACAGGTATGTAGGGGCAGGTGTTGCTGATTTAGCTGTTGTGAAGTTCAAACCTGGGGTGAAATATCGGGTGCGGGTTGTGAATGCAGGGTTCTTTGGCT is drawn from Eremothecium cymbalariae DBVPG#7215 chromosome 8, complete sequence and contains these coding sequences:
- a CDS encoding uncharacterized protein (similar to Ashbya gossypii ADR239W) encodes the protein MHYGKYFPIIGSEGEEDRDESAQCEIESGNRCKQRPQWFVLLQYTLCVCIPLLILAFTIRDIKLLAKIRGAERPWRLDTSKNYTMDTRYWREQGDVPQERHYYFNISKLVEKAPDGIVRNLTVINGQYPGPLIEANAGDVLWIHVQNWMEDEAVTIHCHGLFFNQRDGFNDGAAHINQCPIPGNGGRYNYRIRIDEDQWGTYWYHSHFSTQAADGVFGPLVIHSRKEDRLLSEAYDEDVVVLVNDYYHDVASSYLDEYMAPGNENEEPTPDNGLIQGSNKFVFDSATYMVPHANSEGSVGSSDTGDRYVGAGVADLAVVKFKPGVKYRVRVVNAGFFGSFNFAVDNHLLRVIEADGTNVEPVDMHSLDMSVGQRYSFILQRQENTIDRFWMHARFNRFCFADDSPNFDKDVKAVVSYGNSTAEQGEVLSTSWPYGGGDVICRDSDQSLFATLNGKVPLREDGSRKPDVSVNLDVAFLIKERQLSRGYFNEMTYRHLEQSCSMHELAFSANDNGIRNLRTEPQLETKNKNQYLLNFDKRGTVVDLIVNNFDDGAHPFHIHGHKFWVLKVGEKGYFDDTFYEDDSDAMNFENPILRDTVNVNGYGYAVLRFVINNPGVWPFHCHIGWHMEAGLLLQINALQNEYSNWQYPSLWAEHCHHHK